In the genome of Diaphorobacter sp. HDW4A, the window GTCGGGCGCGGGCAGTTCAAACTTCAATGTATCGGTCATGCTTATCTGCCTTCCTTATTCCTCGATCTTCGCGAATTTCACGATCTTGGTGTACTTCGCGATTTCGGAGTTAAGGAACTTGCCCATGTCCACATCGGGCGATGCCACGCCGGAACCGGCCGCTTCCATCTTCTTGCGGAAGTCGGGCGACTGCAGGGCTTCGTTGAGCGCTTTCTTGAGCTTGGCAGCGATGGGCTGGGGCAGGTTGGCCGGCCCCATGAGCGCGAACCATGAGGTGATGTCCACGTTCTTGAACTGCGGGAATTCGGAGAGCGCTGGAATGTCCGGCGTGGCCTGCGAGCGCTTGGCCTCGGTAGTGCCGAGCGCGATCACCTTACCGGACTTGATGTGCGGGAGGCCGCTGGAGAGCACGAACACGCCGAAGTCGATGTTGTTGCCCACCAGATCGTTGGTGAGCGGTGCGACGCCGCGATAGGGAATGTGCGTCATGAACAGCCCGCCCTGTTCCTTGGTCATCTCACCGGCCAGATGCAGCGCCGTGCCCACGCCCGAGCTGCCGTAGCTGAACTTGCCCGGGTTCTTCTTCACGAGCTGCGTGAACTCGTTGGCGTTCTTTACACCGGATTTGGTGGAAGCCACCAGCACCATCGGCTGCGAGCCGATCAAGCCCACAGGCGTGAAGTTGTTGAGGCTGTACTTCACATTCTTGGTCACGAGCTTGGCGATCGCCAGTTCGTTGTTCGCACCGACCAACAGCGTGTAGCCATCGGCCGCCGCATTCGCCACCTTCTGCGCGCCGATGGTGCCACCCGCACCGCCGACGTTCTCGATCACCACGGGCTGACCGAGGCGGTTGGAGAGCTCGGTGCCGACGAGGCGGCCCATCAGGTCGGTGCTGCCTCCGGGCGGGTAGCCGACGACGATGGTGATGGGCTTGGTGGGGTAGGCGGCGGGGTCTTCGGCGAGGGCGGGGAAGGCCGTTGTTGCCAGCAACGTGAAGAGGCTGCTGGCCAGGGTCGTGGCTGCACGGCGGCGGGGCATGGGGTGGGGGCTCGTCATGGAGTGTGGTCCGTTTCGTTCTTTTTGGTTGATGAAGCGGATTTTGCGGATGTGTTGTTTGTGTTGTGGTGCTTAAATGGCACGGAGCGGTGCTTCTTTTGTTTGAATGTCGTTGGAGGGGGTGCTTGGCGAACAGAGGTGGGGGATTTGAGGGCAGAGGCCGGGACTGCCCCCGGCGGGGCAGTAACTTTTTGGTCTTGCCCAAAAAGTCACCAAAAATGCGCTTTGAAGTCATCCGGCGGAACTCGCGGCGTTCCTTCGTCACTCTGCTCGGACAACCGCCGGAAATCAGATTGGAAGAGGTGTGCTCGGCACATCGCTGCGCTCGTGCCGGGGCGTTTGCAGAGTTGGGTTGGGTGCATATGCCCGCTGCTCTTTTGCGCAAGGATGATCTCGCGGCAGCCAGCAAATCACAGGGCTCTTACACTCCAGCATCTCGCGAAGTCGCGAGATGCACAGCACGAGCGCAGCGATGTGCCGAAAGCACCTCTTATGAAAATTCTGACTCGCGGCGGTTGCCCGAACGGAGCGACGCAGTCGCAAAGTGAGTTCTGCCGCGGGTATTGAAAACGCATTTTTGGTGACTTTTTGGGCGTGACCAAAAAGTTACTCCGCCGCCGTGCGGAACTCCCGGCCCCCGTAAGCAACCCCCCAGCAGAAGCCAGCAAGAAATCAAACACCAACACATTCACCCCACCCCACGGCGAAACCGTTCAAGGTTTCGCCAACTCCCCCCACATACTTTCCGCAAGCGCAGAGAGCTTGCGTTTAGGCCGATACACCCGCACGTCAAAGCGTATGTCCATTCGCTTGTCCCCAGCGCGGGCCAAGCGCCCCGCCTTCACGTCGGCATGCGCCAGCGACCAGGGCAACCAAGACATGCCCAGCCCCTTGAGCACGTATTCATGGTGCGCATCGGGCGAGTCGCATTCCATCAATCGCTGGAGTTTCGGCGCGGCGGGGTGGTGGGCGAGGTGGTCTTCGACCAGTCGGCCAAGCGCGAGGCTGCGCGCATAAGCAACGTAGGGCGTAGGCGCGTTGAGATTGAAAGCGTGGCGTGGCTCGCCGGAGGTCAGGGCCTGGGACAGCGCGACGAGCTTGTCGGATGCGATGGTGGCGTGGGAGTACTGCCTGGCGTCGAGCGGCACGACCAGTGCGGGATGGTGAAACAGCACGGCGAAGTCGGCATCGCCGTGCTGGAGCGCCTTGACGGTTTCTTCCAGCGAGTCGGTGAGGATGTGCAGCTCGCCGTCGAGCAGCAGGGTGCGAACGCGCATCAGCCAATCGGCGACGACGGTGCGGGCTAGCGTGCGTCCGGTGGCGAGCGTGACGGATCGCGCATGGCGCCCAGCGATGGTCTGCAGCTCGGCGCGGGATTCGGTGAGGTTGCGGGTGAGCTGCTCGGCCGTTTCCAGAAATGCCTCGCCCGCTGGTGTGAGCCGCACGGGCCCGCTGCCTTGTGCGACGAGCGGTGTTCCGGCCCAGGCCTCAAGCGCGCGGATGCGGCGGCCGAAGGCCGGGTGCGTCACATGCCGCAACTCGGCCGCGCGCGTGAAGCTGCGCTCTTTGGCGAGCGTGATGAAGTCTTCCAGCCATTTGAGTTGCATGGCCGGGCTCTCTTCGTCTCTTACGGACGTGCCGCGTTGAGCGTGTCGCGCGTGGTCTGGGCGGCCAGGCGCGCGGCGGCGGCAAAGTCGTCGCCGGACGATGCATAGAGAATCGCACGCGAAGAGTTCACGGCGATCATGCCTTCTTGCGTGAGGCCCGCACGCACGGTGGCGACCGCGTCACCGCCCTGCGCACCGACACCCGGGATCAGCAGCGGCAGCGTGGGAGCCAGGGCGCGCACGCGTTCGATTTCGGCGGGGTAGGTGGCTCCGACCACGAGGCCGAGCTGGCCGTTCTTGTTCCATGGACCTTGCGCGAGTGCCGCCACATGTTCGTACATCAACGGCTGGCCTACCACGTCCGCCAGACGCTGAGCCTGCAGATCGTTGCCGCCGGGATTGGAGGTGCGGCACAGCAGGAATGCGCCCTTTCCATGGTATCTCAGGTAGGGCTCGACCGAGTCGAAGCCCATGAAGGGGGAGAGCGTCACCGCATCGGCACCGTAGCGCTCAAAGGCTTCCTTGGCGTACTGCTCGGCGGTGGAGCCGATGTCGCCGCGCTTGGCATCCAGAATCACCGGCACGTGCGGAGCGGTGGCGCGCATGTGCTGCATCAGGCGCTCGAGCTGGTCTTCGGCGCGATGGGCTGCGAAGTAGGCGATCTGCGGCTTGAACGAGTTGGCCAGATCGGCCGTGGCGTCGACGATGGCGGCGCAGAAATCGTAGATCTTGCGCGGGTCGTTGCGCATGGCTTGCGGGAAGCGGCTGGGTTCGGGATCCAGGCCCACGCACAGCAGAGATTGGTTTTGCGTCGTGGCGTCGCGCAGCATTTCGGTGAAGGTCATGGGCGCAATTTTAGTGGGACAGGCAATTTCTTCCATGGGCAGGCAGAATCGCCCCCTATGCCAACGCTTACACGACGCCAATTGGTGCTGTTGGTCTTGCTCACCG includes:
- a CDS encoding Bug family tripartite tricarboxylate transporter substrate binding protein: MPRRRAATTLASSLFTLLATTAFPALAEDPAAYPTKPITIVVGYPPGGSTDLMGRLVGTELSNRLGQPVVIENVGGAGGTIGAQKVANAAADGYTLLVGANNELAIAKLVTKNVKYSLNNFTPVGLIGSQPMVLVASTKSGVKNANEFTQLVKKNPGKFSYGSSGVGTALHLAGEMTKEQGGLFMTHIPYRGVAPLTNDLVGNNIDFGVFVLSSGLPHIKSGKVIALGTTEAKRSQATPDIPALSEFPQFKNVDITSWFALMGPANLPQPIAAKLKKALNEALQSPDFRKKMEAAGSGVASPDVDMGKFLNSEIAKYTKIVKFAKIEE
- a CDS encoding LysR family transcriptional regulator, with protein sequence MQLKWLEDFITLAKERSFTRAAELRHVTHPAFGRRIRALEAWAGTPLVAQGSGPVRLTPAGEAFLETAEQLTRNLTESRAELQTIAGRHARSVTLATGRTLARTVVADWLMRVRTLLLDGELHILTDSLEETVKALQHGDADFAVLFHHPALVVPLDARQYSHATIASDKLVALSQALTSGEPRHAFNLNAPTPYVAYARSLALGRLVEDHLAHHPAAPKLQRLMECDSPDAHHEYVLKGLGMSWLPWSLAHADVKAGRLARAGDKRMDIRFDVRVYRPKRKLSALAESMWGELAKP
- the pyrF gene encoding orotidine-5'-phosphate decarboxylase, encoding MTFTEMLRDATTQNQSLLCVGLDPEPSRFPQAMRNDPRKIYDFCAAIVDATADLANSFKPQIAYFAAHRAEDQLERLMQHMRATAPHVPVILDAKRGDIGSTAEQYAKEAFERYGADAVTLSPFMGFDSVEPYLRYHGKGAFLLCRTSNPGGNDLQAQRLADVVGQPLMYEHVAALAQGPWNKNGQLGLVVGATYPAEIERVRALAPTLPLLIPGVGAQGGDAVATVRAGLTQEGMIAVNSSRAILYASSGDDFAAAARLAAQTTRDTLNAARP